GCACTGCCAGTTCCAACGGACTCCCTTTAATCCCGTATTGCAATGCGATCTCGGGCAACACAATCAAATCGGGTTTTTCTTTTTCACATATCTCTCGGCACAAAGGCAAATAAAGATCGACATTGTCCTGAATCGACTCAAACCGCCGGTCGCGATCTTCTCGCCGTCCCGTCGCGACACAAATTTTTACGGGTTTGTATGATTCTCCCACGTCTGTCGCGATCACTCTGGGCAATTGCCATTCGGATGATCCCACAACCGACCAGCGAAACGTATAGCGCACAGTCAAGTGTTCGGCATCTTCCGGAGCAGTGAGACGCCGCGAAAATTGCACGGTATCGCCGTTCCACTCGGGAAGGAGATAATCCCAGGACAAAACTTCGCCGCGCCGCCCACTGTCCCGATCCAGGTGGCCCCAATACGCCTCACAGCGCAACACATCGCGTGCCGTATCCACATCTTGAAACTGCGACTGGGCAACAATCTCATATATTTTGCCGGCCTCAACATCCGAATACGCGATCTGCCATCCGCCAATACAGGTGCGCGTCCCGTTTGCAGCAATTGCCAGTGTATCCCCACTGCGCTCTGTCAACGGCGCGGCGGTCGGATGTGGCGCCCAGGGTTCAATAGACTCAAGCTGTAACTCTGACATAGTCTTCTCCCTTAATTTTCAGTTTGCACGATTTCCTTAATCTGCGAATAGGATGCTGTCGCAATTAGCTCCTGTGTCTCGGGCAACAATCGCTCGACAATTTCATCGGGAAATTCATTGAGCGGCATCACAAACTGCGGCATGTACCGCAGTGTCAAAAATCTTCGGTCTCGATCCCTCGGCTTCCAACTCAGCGCACCGTGTGTCACCATCTCTGAAATCATCACCACATCGCCCGCTTTGGGAAGCACGTTTAATACCCCTGGCGGAACATCATAGGAAACATAATCCGGATTATACCCACCTTCGGGCGTCCGGCTGCCCGGATAAAAAAACCCCTCTGGCCGATCAAACGCGCTCTTGTGTGAACCCGGCAAAATAATCAAACCACCATCGCCTTCATACACATCTGTCAAATAAAAAAACACCACCAGATGATCGCACAGGCATTTTCCGTCCCGAGCCAGATAGTACGGTGCTTCAGGTCCTTTGCTGGGACTCTCCCGCGCCGAATGCAGGGGATGAAATTCGTGCGTGTGATTATTCACCATCAAATTGCCACTCGTCAAACGCGGGCGATCATTCATCAGCGCTTTCACAATCGGCCACACTTTGGGATGTTGCGTCAAAGCCTCCAGTACGCGGTCAAACGCAAAACCGTAAAGGTGCCAGATAAAATGATTTCGCAAGCGATTTACGTGAAAACCTGGCGGCAAATCCTCATCCGACACTTGCATATACCGATCAGCCGCTGCTTGCGCTTGTGCCAACGCATCTCCTGTCACCACGCCCTCTAAGTGCAAATATCCCGTCAAATCGAAGAAATACTTTTGCTCTGGCGTCATATCGAGCCTCCATTACTGTAACTTCAAACTATTGTTCAACCCAGTGACGGTACAAAGGCTTCACATCTTCCGGCAACCCGTCGTACACCTCCTTTTGCAATGGTATAGATTCGTAATTCTTGCCACCTGTCTCCACCACCATCATCTCGTGCTCGGGTTTGCCAATATGCGACGGATTCAAATTCAACCACCACGGGGCATAGCGCACAATCAAAGCCACGCGCGGTTGGTCACTCTGATTTGATGCCACTGCATGCCACAATCGACTATCGTAAATCAGCACACTGCCCGCTGCGCCCTTCACCTGCATCTCGGAGGGATACGGCGCATCCTGATCCACATCGTCCATCCCACCTGCCGCCGGGTTATCGAGCCATCGATGACTGCCCGGCACGAGAAATGTCCCGCCATTTTCCTCATTAAACGCCGTCAACATCCAGATAGACGACAAATGCAATAATGCATCGGGATACGGCGCGGGAACATGCGACGCATTGGTCGCATTATACGGCCAATCCGCGTGCCAGTACCCCCTTTCATTGCCCGGATAATTGATCACACAATCCGTGCAAGAAACGCGCGCATAAGGTCCAAACAGCGCATCCACCACATCCATCATCTTTCGACTTGCCAGATAAGGTGCGAAAATCTGCGTCTCATTAATCACCTGCCGCAAACTCGCCACACCCTCTGCGCCAACGCGATGTCCCTTCGCCCGGGTTGCTGCCAGTGCCGCCTCTGACTCTG
This Gemmatimonadota bacterium DNA region includes the following protein-coding sequences:
- a CDS encoding phytanoyl-CoA dioxygenase family protein, producing MMSVSRILEKLKRDGFYVVENVIPEDEVDTVRQAIVAAQAQKHAESEAALAATRAKGHRVGAEGVASLRQVINETQIFAPYLASRKMMDVVDALFGPYARVSCTDCVINYPGNERGYWHADWPYNATNASHVPAPYPDALLHLSSIWMLTAFNEENGGTFLVPGSHRWLDNPAAGGMDDVDQDAPYPSEMQVKGAAGSVLIYDSRLWHAVASNQSDQPRVALIVRYAPWWLNLNPSHIGKPEHEMMVVETGGKNYESIPLQKEVYDGLPEDVKPLYRHWVEQ
- a CDS encoding phytanoyl-CoA dioxygenase family protein translates to MTPEQKYFFDLTGYLHLEGVVTGDALAQAQAAADRYMQVSDEDLPPGFHVNRLRNHFIWHLYGFAFDRVLEALTQHPKVWPIVKALMNDRPRLTSGNLMVNNHTHEFHPLHSARESPSKGPEAPYYLARDGKCLCDHLVVFFYLTDVYEGDGGLIILPGSHKSAFDRPEGFFYPGSRTPEGGYNPDYVSYDVPPGVLNVLPKAGDVVMISEMVTHGALSWKPRDRDRRFLTLRYMPQFVMPLNEFPDEIVERLLPETQELIATASYSQIKEIVQTEN